A stretch of Caldanaerobius polysaccharolyticus DSM 13641 DNA encodes these proteins:
- the spoIIR gene encoding stage II sporulation protein R, translating to MKKLALVLMLTIIVTIGFQYSSYRAEKADIANRLIRLHVIANSDSAVDQAVKLKVRDAIIKAMDPKFEGNYSLDKAKKTIESNLGYIERIANKVLKDNGMNYRAKVQFGRFDFPIKSYGPIVLPPGNYQALRVVLGNGKGKNWWCVMFPPLCFTDITHGLTSAQAEENLNKVLTKEQLNMIDEEKNHQVVFRFKIYEVIEQTINAFANSIRFALK from the coding sequence ATGAAAAAGCTGGCGCTGGTATTGATGTTAACGATAATAGTAACGATAGGTTTTCAGTACAGCTCCTATAGGGCAGAAAAGGCGGATATAGCTAACAGGCTAATAAGGCTTCACGTAATAGCAAACAGCGACTCAGCCGTTGACCAAGCTGTAAAGCTCAAGGTAAGGGATGCCATCATAAAGGCTATGGATCCAAAGTTCGAAGGAAATTACAGCCTGGATAAGGCGAAGAAGACTATAGAGAGCAATTTAGGTTACATAGAGCGCATAGCTAATAAAGTACTTAAAGACAACGGCATGAATTACAGGGCAAAGGTTCAATTTGGCAGGTTTGATTTTCCCATCAAGAGCTACGGCCCGATAGTTCTTCCGCCAGGCAATTACCAGGCGCTAAGGGTAGTTTTAGGCAATGGCAAGGGGAAAAACTGGTGGTGTGTCATGTTTCCACCTCTGTGCTTTACGGATATTACCCATGGGTTGACCAGTGCTCAGGCGGAGGAAAATTTAAATAAGGTGCTCACCAAGGAACAACTGAATATGATAGATGAAGAAAAAAACCACCAGGTGGTTTTCAGGTTTAAAATTTACGAGGTCATAGAACAGACTATTAACGCCTTTGCCAATTCTATTAGATTTGCATTAAAGTAA
- a CDS encoding Ger(x)C family spore germination protein, producing the protein MQKRHKVLCALLIFAVAFAATGCWDKVEIDKRAFVLTMGVDKVEGSGKNIEVFFSFPNLKSYISTPMGGGGKGTPKFTISGRGDSIFDIARSVETRLNDRLYFGHTKVVIFGENILKDPMLFRQVLDELERYHEFSRKVNVVCVKGDVKDVMEITPQYEPVLGVFIDGVFSNKNITSNIRTGDIGKIIIGFHNTGGDGLIPLMSYSKKDVEIAGAAVIKKFRIVGELNGLENGAVEIMQNQMQGGSVVVKRKGVNVSIQIYSARTSRRLAVQNGKIYLILNSVFEGDVSGDILDRMDEVMTEQFVRDVQTLAEQKIKENVNHTVAKLKNYRVDVIGAGDLLSKYYPSIWEKVKDNWDDGYFPEVNVVIHPKVFLRRNGLVR; encoded by the coding sequence ATGCAAAAGAGGCATAAGGTGCTTTGCGCACTGCTTATTTTTGCGGTGGCGTTTGCTGCTACGGGTTGTTGGGATAAGGTAGAGATAGATAAAAGGGCGTTTGTGCTTACCATGGGCGTTGACAAGGTAGAGGGGAGCGGTAAAAATATAGAGGTGTTCTTTTCGTTCCCTAACTTAAAGTCCTATATAAGCACGCCGATGGGAGGCGGGGGCAAAGGCACTCCCAAATTTACAATTAGCGGCAGAGGAGATAGCATTTTTGACATAGCTCGATCTGTGGAAACCAGGTTAAATGACAGGCTGTACTTTGGCCATACCAAAGTGGTGATATTTGGAGAAAATATCCTTAAAGACCCTATGCTCTTCAGGCAGGTTTTGGACGAGCTGGAGAGGTACCACGAGTTTAGTAGAAAAGTAAACGTGGTTTGCGTAAAAGGGGACGTAAAAGATGTCATGGAGATAACGCCTCAATATGAGCCCGTACTGGGGGTTTTTATCGACGGGGTATTTTCCAATAAGAATATCACCTCTAACATCAGGACAGGGGATATAGGGAAAATAATCATAGGGTTTCACAACACCGGTGGCGATGGCCTTATCCCCTTGATGTCTTATTCCAAAAAAGACGTGGAGATAGCGGGTGCGGCTGTTATAAAAAAATTCAGGATTGTAGGTGAGCTCAATGGCCTCGAGAACGGCGCTGTAGAAATAATGCAAAATCAGATGCAAGGTGGAAGCGTGGTGGTAAAAAGAAAAGGGGTCAATGTATCTATACAGATATATAGCGCCAGGACATCCAGGAGATTGGCGGTTCAAAACGGCAAAATATACCTTATACTCAACAGCGTGTTTGAGGGTGACGTAAGCGGCGATATACTGGATAGAATGGATGAGGTGATGACAGAGCAGTTTGTGAGGGATGTCCAGACTCTTGCAGAGCAAAAAATAAAGGAGAACGTAAATCACACTGTAGCCAAGCTGAAAAATTACAGGGTTGATGTCATAGGCGCCGGTGACCTCCTGAGCAAATATTACCCTTCTATATGGGAAAAGGTCAAAGACAACTGGGATGATGGCTATTTCCCGGAGGTAAACGTGGTGATACACCCCAAGGTATTCCTCAGGAGAAACGGATTGGTGAGGTAG
- a CDS encoding GerAB/ArcD/ProY family transporter has product MMKNDDKITSVQLAATLIVQMLGIASLSFPRDVAARAGASGWVLVVLGALVAMVFSVIVTGLGRMYINDTFVEYSKKIVGGFLGNILSLIMVIYFAFFTAVQVRIFAEVLKMFLLYYTPLEIVIMTMLLTSVYIVRHGIEPIARLSEIMLPVFIIIMALILLPTLKDADLSNLLPFMKFSPGAFIDGVVYSAFFFMGFESMLFLIPFLKKPHESTRYTFYAIGVAAAINLTLVLLTTAVFGAKEEIHLVWPVISLAKIISIPGFFIENLEGIMIGIWTLSVFTTIATILYIMSLGFSRVVRAHEYNYAVIALLPVIYIVAMSPADLVQTFEVFRAVSVYVAAILTVAVPLILLLIAKIKNSRGDRNAKEA; this is encoded by the coding sequence ATGATGAAAAATGATGACAAGATAACATCCGTTCAATTGGCGGCCACACTGATAGTACAGATGCTGGGCATAGCCAGCCTCAGCTTTCCCCGGGACGTGGCAGCGCGAGCTGGTGCCAGCGGATGGGTGCTGGTGGTGTTGGGGGCATTGGTGGCTATGGTGTTTTCTGTTATAGTCACAGGGCTAGGGAGGATGTATATAAATGACACATTTGTAGAGTACAGCAAAAAAATCGTGGGGGGTTTTTTAGGGAATATCCTCTCTCTGATTATGGTCATTTACTTTGCGTTTTTTACAGCGGTTCAGGTGAGGATTTTTGCTGAGGTGCTAAAGATGTTTTTGTTGTACTATACCCCGTTGGAAATCGTCATAATGACGATGCTTCTGACCAGTGTGTACATAGTAAGGCACGGCATAGAGCCTATAGCCCGGTTGAGTGAAATCATGTTGCCCGTGTTTATCATTATTATGGCGCTGATTTTGCTGCCTACGCTAAAGGATGCGGACCTCAGCAACCTTTTGCCTTTTATGAAGTTTTCTCCTGGGGCTTTTATAGACGGTGTCGTGTATTCGGCTTTTTTCTTTATGGGCTTTGAGTCCATGCTGTTTTTGATTCCCTTTCTCAAAAAACCCCATGAAAGCACAAGGTATACCTTTTACGCTATAGGGGTTGCCGCGGCCATTAACCTTACACTGGTCCTGTTGACCACTGCCGTTTTTGGAGCCAAGGAGGAAATTCACCTGGTATGGCCTGTGATATCCCTTGCTAAGATAATCAGTATTCCTGGTTTTTTTATAGAGAATCTGGAAGGTATCATGATAGGCATATGGACGCTGTCGGTTTTTACCACCATCGCTACGATTCTTTACATAATGTCGCTGGGCTTCAGCAGAGTGGTGAGGGCCCATGAGTACAACTACGCGGTTATAGCATTGTTGCCGGTCATATACATTGTCGCCATGTCGCCTGCGGATTTGGTTCAGACTTTTGAGGTGTTCAGAGCTGTCAGCGTGTACGTAGCGGCTATACTGACAGTGGCGGTGCCGTTGATTCTGTTGCTTATCGCAAAGATTAAGAATTCGAGAGGCGATAGAAATGCAAAAGAGGCATAA
- a CDS encoding spore germination protein, translating into MDFIKRLIGKDNSGKNGDRRLSKDLNENVALFKEAFKDCDDVVYRDFAIGENQKFKMTLIYIDGMANKDLINNHVMKSLMLDARQARPRTKDIKDILELIKNTSLSAADIKEVQNVEKIIVYVLSGLTVLLLDGYDRGIVLETRGWQMRSISQPEAEMTIRGSQEGFVETLRVNTALVRRRIRDSKLKLKSVQVGSRSKTDVVIGYIEGIVDEDVLNEVKKRLNTIKIDAVLESGYIEQLIEDCWYSPFPQLEMTQRPDKVAAALYEGRVALLVDNSPFALLIPATISVLTQSPDDYYMRWPIASVIRLLRFLSILIELYLPALYIAVTSYNPGMIPTTLALYIAATRVTVPFPSFVEAFMMMGVLEILREGGIRLPTPVSQTLGVVGAIVIGSAVVQAGIASPFMVIVVAITAMASFVIPNYSLSLSLRMMTFGFMLLATVLGLYGIYIGTILLLSHMVILKSFGVPYIASFMSYTSRDLADIVVKLPLPFMKYRPVYLQQKDKVRIDDERDEKVRSAEANQDDEK; encoded by the coding sequence ATGGATTTTATAAAGAGGCTTATAGGGAAAGACAACAGCGGAAAAAACGGAGATCGGCGCCTTTCCAAAGATCTCAATGAAAATGTAGCTCTTTTTAAAGAGGCGTTTAAAGATTGCGACGACGTCGTGTACAGAGACTTTGCTATTGGGGAAAACCAGAAATTTAAGATGACATTGATTTACATCGACGGTATGGCCAACAAAGACCTTATAAATAACCATGTGATGAAATCCTTGATGTTAGACGCCAGGCAAGCCAGGCCAAGGACAAAGGATATTAAAGATATACTTGAGCTGATAAAGAATACCTCGCTGTCAGCTGCTGATATTAAAGAAGTACAGAACGTTGAAAAGATCATAGTATATGTGCTTTCGGGACTTACCGTTTTGCTGCTGGACGGTTATGACAGGGGTATCGTTTTAGAGACCAGAGGGTGGCAAATGCGGTCGATCTCACAGCCCGAAGCCGAAATGACCATAAGAGGGTCTCAGGAAGGTTTTGTGGAGACATTGAGGGTAAACACAGCACTGGTGAGGCGCAGGATAAGGGATAGCAAGCTTAAACTAAAGTCTGTTCAGGTGGGGTCTCGTTCCAAAACCGATGTAGTTATAGGATATATTGAGGGCATAGTGGACGAAGATGTGTTGAATGAGGTGAAAAAGCGCCTTAACACCATAAAAATCGACGCCGTGCTGGAAAGTGGGTACATAGAACAACTAATTGAGGACTGCTGGTATTCGCCTTTTCCTCAGCTGGAGATGACCCAGAGGCCGGATAAGGTGGCGGCAGCGCTGTATGAAGGAAGGGTAGCCCTTCTGGTGGACAATAGCCCCTTTGCGCTGTTGATTCCTGCAACCATCAGCGTTTTAACCCAATCCCCTGACGATTATTACATGCGGTGGCCTATTGCCAGCGTGATAAGGCTGTTGAGGTTTTTGAGTATATTGATTGAGCTGTATCTGCCCGCTCTGTATATCGCTGTAACGTCGTACAACCCTGGGATGATACCTACCACCCTTGCGCTGTATATAGCAGCTACTAGGGTCACAGTGCCTTTTCCTTCATTTGTAGAGGCGTTTATGATGATGGGGGTACTGGAGATACTGAGAGAAGGAGGAATAAGGCTCCCTACACCTGTATCTCAGACGTTGGGCGTTGTAGGGGCTATTGTCATAGGGTCGGCGGTGGTACAGGCCGGAATCGCCAGTCCTTTTATGGTCATCGTGGTAGCTATTACAGCTATGGCTTCCTTTGTTATACCCAATTACAGCTTGAGCCTGAGCCTGCGGATGATGACATTTGGATTTATGCTGCTGGCCACTGTGTTGGGGCTTTACGGCATATATATAGGGACTATTTTGCTTCTATCTCACATGGTGATATTAAAGAGCTTTGGAGTGCCTTATATCGCCTCCTTTATGAGCTATACCTCAAGAGATCTGGCGGATATTGTTGTGAAATTGCCATTGCCATTTATGAAGTACAGGCCCGTTTATTTACAGCAAAAAGATAAGGTGAGGATTGACGATGAAAGGGATGAGAAGGTGAGAAGCGCGGAGGCGAATCAGGATGATGAAAAATGA
- a CDS encoding CLC_0170 family protein, with amino-acid sequence MNAVLKYVGMRFDLYALVLMTGIGLFLVFVDGENLRRKKLKKDASIAQKMGYFYIVFAVAMYIIRSLGLR; translated from the coding sequence TTGAACGCCGTTTTAAAGTACGTGGGCATGAGATTTGACCTGTATGCACTTGTGTTGATGACGGGAATAGGGCTTTTTTTAGTGTTTGTGGATGGTGAAAACTTAAGGAGAAAAAAATTAAAAAAAGACGCGAGCATAGCCCAAAAGATGGGATATTTTTATATCGTCTTTGCTGTTGCGATGTACATAATCAGGAGTTTAGGTTTAAGGTGA
- a CDS encoding nucleotidyltransferase family protein has translation MLNAIVLAGSGDGDKLPDKPLLKIKDKPMILYVTDALKASGIIDRIVVVGNAAGLSPLFEGDDCCTVLDGGGNMLDNLLLGVRYLGDQDRVLVLTSDIPMITPEAIIDFVEKAKAIGGDFCYPIVKKEVNKEKFPKARRTYARLREGTFTGGNIIYMNPRIIDNLMDMAYEVIENRKRPIKLVRMLGWSFTMKFLLGRLTIPKVEERVSKMLGIDARAVISEYPEIGNDVDKPSDVEMAENYIKSA, from the coding sequence ATGTTAAATGCCATTGTACTGGCGGGCAGCGGTGATGGCGATAAACTTCCTGATAAACCTCTTTTAAAGATAAAGGACAAACCCATGATACTGTACGTTACCGATGCCCTTAAGGCATCGGGGATAATCGACAGAATAGTAGTAGTTGGTAACGCTGCCGGTCTTTCACCCCTTTTTGAAGGAGACGATTGCTGCACTGTATTAGATGGGGGTGGGAATATGCTGGACAACCTGTTGTTGGGTGTCAGGTACCTGGGCGACCAGGATAGAGTGCTGGTTTTGACCTCGGATATACCTATGATAACTCCTGAGGCTATCATCGACTTTGTAGAAAAGGCAAAAGCCATCGGTGGGGATTTTTGCTATCCCATAGTAAAAAAAGAGGTGAACAAGGAGAAGTTTCCTAAAGCCAGGCGCACGTATGCCAGGTTGCGGGAAGGAACGTTTACCGGTGGAAATATAATATATATGAATCCCCGCATTATAGACAATCTCATGGACATGGCCTATGAGGTCATAGAAAACCGCAAGAGGCCTATAAAGCTCGTGAGGATGTTGGGCTGGTCTTTTACGATGAAATTCTTGTTGGGTAGGCTTACGATACCCAAAGTAGAAGAGCGGGTCTCAAAGATGCTGGGCATTGATGCCAGGGCTGTCATATCAGAATATCCGGAGATAGGGAATGATGTGGATAAGCCCTCTGACGTGGAGATGGCGGAAAATTACATTAAATCAGCCTGA
- a CDS encoding GntR family transcriptional regulator has protein sequence MDSGMFQLENYKPLRELVFEHIKHAIITGELKPGERLMEVQLAEKLGVSRTPVREAIRKLELEGLVVMVPRKGAFVSDVSLKDIIDVFEVRETLEGLASYLAAERITKEEIENLNEILKKTKENVEKGDSRGIIECDVKFHDAVFNASRNEKLIQIMANLQEHIHRFRIIYVNMAERANKLVEEHGELLQAIKTGNAQQAKKLAIKHVENIQNEVIKELSQDK, from the coding sequence ATGGATAGCGGGATGTTTCAACTGGAAAACTACAAACCATTGAGGGAATTGGTGTTTGAGCACATAAAACATGCCATTATAACAGGCGAGTTAAAACCCGGTGAAAGACTTATGGAAGTGCAGCTGGCGGAAAAATTAGGCGTAAGTCGCACTCCGGTGAGAGAGGCTATACGCAAACTGGAACTGGAGGGCCTCGTGGTCATGGTTCCCCGCAAAGGCGCCTTTGTGTCTGATGTCTCGCTTAAAGATATAATCGACGTGTTTGAAGTAAGGGAGACATTGGAAGGTCTGGCATCTTATCTGGCGGCAGAAAGGATAACCAAAGAAGAGATCGAAAACCTCAATGAAATTTTGAAAAAGACCAAAGAGAACGTAGAAAAAGGGGACAGTCGGGGTATAATAGAATGTGATGTGAAGTTTCACGATGCGGTGTTTAATGCTTCTAGAAATGAAAAGCTTATTCAGATAATGGCCAATCTACAGGAGCACATACACCGCTTCAGGATTATATATGTGAATATGGCTGAAAGGGCAAATAAACTGGTGGAGGAACATGGGGAACTCCTGCAGGCAATAAAGACTGGCAATGCTCAACAGGCGAAAAAGCTGGCTATAAAGCATGTAGAGAATATACAGAATGAGGTAATAAAAGAATTGAGCCAGGATAAATAA
- the ispE gene encoding 4-(cytidine 5'-diphospho)-2-C-methyl-D-erythritol kinase produces the protein MRIKAYAKINLSLNVLGKRSDGYHNIETVMQSIDLWDALEIKKEGTRIEVTCDGVKLPCDKRNTAYKAADIMIKKFGLEGGIKIHIHKRIPVAAGLGGGSADAAAVIKGINALYRLNLKGEDLQALGLEVGADVPFCVRGGTAFAGGVGEKLVPLKTPPFHIVLVKPDASASTEVVYQLYDQLVDPLHPDVLGQVKAIQDGDLKRICELASNGLEAVTMKICPKVKEIKEALMDTGCETALMSGSGTAVYGVYMDEKSARKAYEALSRVYTAFLAKTIDEESANG, from the coding sequence TTGAGGATAAAAGCATATGCTAAAATCAACCTTTCCTTAAATGTGTTGGGCAAAAGAAGCGATGGCTATCATAATATTGAGACAGTGATGCAGAGCATCGATTTATGGGATGCTTTGGAAATAAAAAAGGAAGGCACAAGGATAGAAGTGACCTGTGATGGCGTCAAACTACCCTGCGATAAGAGAAATACCGCTTACAAGGCAGCGGATATAATGATTAAGAAATTTGGATTGGAAGGCGGCATCAAAATTCACATCCATAAGCGCATACCTGTAGCCGCTGGCCTTGGAGGCGGAAGTGCTGATGCTGCTGCTGTGATAAAAGGCATAAACGCGCTGTACAGGCTGAATTTAAAAGGCGAGGATCTGCAGGCATTGGGGCTGGAAGTGGGAGCTGATGTGCCTTTCTGCGTGAGAGGTGGTACGGCTTTCGCAGGCGGTGTAGGAGAGAAGCTCGTGCCATTGAAGACACCTCCATTTCATATAGTATTAGTAAAGCCTGATGCATCTGCGTCCACCGAGGTTGTATACCAGTTGTATGACCAACTGGTGGATCCTTTGCACCCCGATGTTTTAGGGCAGGTAAAAGCGATCCAGGACGGCGATTTGAAGAGAATATGTGAATTGGCTTCCAATGGGCTGGAAGCCGTGACGATGAAGATTTGTCCTAAGGTCAAAGAGATAAAAGAGGCTTTGATGGATACAGGGTGTGAGACAGCCCTTATGAGCGGCAGTGGAACGGCTGTTTATGGTGTATACATGGATGAAAAGAGCGCCCGGAAGGCGTATGAAGCGCTGAGCCGCGTTTATACGGCTTTTTTAGCAAAAACTATTGACGAGGAGAGTGCAAATGGATAG
- a CDS encoding DUF3794 and LysM peptidoglycan-binding domain-containing protein, with protein sequence MALELLKENMVVEQVVGENRYQALISHDIVIGDNRPDVDKILSVSARNNIIRQETIQGKAVIEGMLDCSVLYTGDTDKLIECVEAHIPYTQYVDVKGAEAKMICEVSDTVESADAAIVNARKISLNVLVDLNVKVLERKSVDVIEDITGLPDMQILRENIKISNTLGEGTSQDIIREELELPQNKLDISEIIKAGIDVVVEKVVVTSGKVTAEGYVSLDVMYYTGESVHPLEKAVYELPFAQETDVQGAEEGMSSEVRFYVDDTSFRVAEDAEGKNRIINAEILLKCVAKVYREDEREVIVDAYSPMRATRLSKSAYRCRELVGRENSQVEVKDTLTLIQPATSMYDVSIRPVIIDYSVSDGKVVSHGVLQVAAVYMTSTGDTVVTGEIQEIPFNVVTDVPGATKDAVAYVGIIGSKSAYELKTSRQLELKSLLDVEVTVYADREIQLVTGVEELDVVQPERPSITVYMVQKGDELWDIAKKYRTTVDDILEHNNVQREDIKSGLKLIIPKKFL encoded by the coding sequence ATGGCGCTGGAATTGCTAAAAGAGAACATGGTGGTGGAACAGGTTGTAGGTGAGAATAGATATCAGGCTTTAATTTCCCACGATATAGTTATCGGAGATAACAGGCCCGACGTAGATAAGATACTTTCGGTATCAGCTCGCAATAACATAATAAGACAGGAAACGATCCAGGGCAAGGCTGTGATTGAAGGAATGCTTGATTGCAGCGTGTTGTATACAGGAGATACAGACAAGCTGATAGAGTGCGTTGAGGCCCATATACCTTATACCCAGTACGTGGACGTAAAAGGAGCGGAGGCCAAGATGATATGCGAGGTCTCTGATACCGTTGAGAGCGCTGATGCCGCTATAGTCAACGCCCGAAAGATTTCCCTCAATGTCTTGGTGGATTTAAACGTGAAGGTATTGGAGAGAAAAAGTGTAGACGTTATAGAAGATATAACGGGACTTCCTGATATGCAGATCCTTCGAGAAAACATAAAGATAAGCAATACGCTGGGGGAAGGGACATCCCAGGACATAATAAGGGAAGAGCTGGAACTACCACAAAATAAGCTGGATATATCTGAAATCATTAAAGCTGGCATAGATGTAGTCGTAGAGAAAGTGGTAGTGACGTCAGGAAAGGTTACGGCTGAAGGATATGTTTCACTGGACGTAATGTATTATACCGGTGAATCTGTGCATCCGCTGGAAAAGGCAGTATATGAATTGCCCTTTGCGCAGGAAACGGATGTGCAAGGCGCTGAAGAGGGTATGTCTTCCGAGGTCAGGTTTTACGTGGATGACACCAGTTTTAGGGTGGCAGAGGATGCAGAAGGAAAAAACAGGATAATAAACGCAGAAATTCTCTTAAAGTGTGTGGCAAAAGTCTATCGAGAGGATGAGCGGGAAGTTATTGTAGATGCGTACAGCCCTATGAGAGCTACGCGCTTGTCTAAAAGCGCCTACAGGTGCAGAGAACTCGTTGGACGGGAAAACTCCCAGGTAGAGGTAAAGGACACGTTGACGCTGATACAGCCTGCTACCAGCATGTACGATGTCAGTATAAGGCCTGTCATAATAGACTACTCAGTGTCCGATGGCAAAGTAGTGTCCCACGGCGTCTTGCAGGTCGCTGCTGTATACATGACATCTACAGGGGACACGGTGGTGACAGGGGAGATCCAGGAGATACCTTTTAACGTGGTGACAGATGTGCCAGGTGCTACAAAGGATGCAGTAGCCTATGTAGGGATTATAGGAAGTAAGTCCGCTTACGAACTCAAGACATCCAGGCAGTTGGAGTTAAAATCCTTGCTGGACGTAGAGGTTACGGTGTACGCAGATCGGGAGATACAGCTGGTCACAGGAGTAGAGGAACTGGATGTGGTTCAGCCTGAAAGGCCCAGTATAACGGTTTACATGGTTCAAAAAGGCGATGAGCTGTGGGATATAGCCAAAAAGTACCGTACCACAGTGGACGACATACTGGAACACAACAATGTGCAGCGGGAAGACATAAAATCTGGATTAAAGCTGATAATACCAAAGAAATTCCTATAG